From the genome of Psychrilyobacter atlanticus DSM 19335, one region includes:
- a CDS encoding replication initiation protein, with amino-acid sequence MENILTFEQIKRLKKDITIEFSSRLTKKEKKIIQTIIDEKDSASISIKKMCEVLEIEGIEEIKKILSKFMTKYLLLTSDQASYFSFVSILEMFHIIGENIHLKFSNQILNSFEVGSNYEKLGINKIITFKEKFTYRFYQHIKRNLFDKVEISMKDLRVLLEIKETYKRFYDIEKNLLKPIFKDLEDIGGLSLEYTKIKDGEFKSAKITAIVIEKKVVKDITNSVINEIMSEIKLKVESFTSIYDLIEKAIAHRGVKHVKMEVDYALKHYNHNELKVNFDEFLSRILSQEINVIPKVIIEPDYTIKKKYKTLFELHSEVLSTIKKFNKGTSYASIYLFNSQFLLKIYNLKDGESVVCCGKGVKVEIYYKKNSVSILKFYFEGVNK; translated from the coding sequence ATGGAAAATATTTTAACTTTTGAACAAATTAAAAGATTAAAAAAAGATATTACAATAGAATTTTCTAGTCGATTGACTAAAAAAGAAAAAAAAATTATACAGACTATTATTGATGAAAAAGATTCTGCATCAATTTCTATAAAAAAAATGTGTGAAGTTTTAGAAATAGAAGGAATAGAAGAAATAAAAAAAATACTCTCTAAATTTATGACAAAATATTTACTGTTAACTTCAGATCAAGCCTCTTATTTTAGTTTTGTTAGTATTTTAGAGATGTTCCATATTATAGGTGAAAACATTCATTTGAAATTCTCAAATCAAATTCTCAATTCATTTGAAGTCGGGAGTAATTATGAAAAATTAGGAATAAATAAAATTATAACTTTTAAAGAAAAGTTTACCTACAGATTTTATCAACATATAAAAAGAAATCTTTTTGACAAAGTAGAAATAAGTATGAAAGACTTGAGAGTACTATTAGAGATAAAAGAGACTTATAAAAGATTTTATGATATAGAAAAAAATCTCTTAAAACCTATTTTTAAAGATTTAGAAGACATAGGAGGTTTGTCTCTAGAGTATACTAAGATAAAAGATGGTGAGTTTAAAAGTGCTAAAATTACTGCAATTGTTATAGAAAAAAAAGTTGTAAAAGATATAACTAACAGTGTTATTAATGAGATAATGAGCGAAATAAAATTAAAAGTTGAAAGTTTTACATCTATATATGACCTTATTGAAAAAGCTATAGCACATAGAGGTGTAAAACATGTTAAAATGGAAGTTGACTATGCACTTAAACATTATAATCACAATGAATTAAAAGTAAACTTTGATGAATTTTTAAGTCGAATATTATCCCAAGAAATAAATGTGATTCCAAAGGTAATAATAGAGCCAGATTATACAATAAAGAAAAAATACAAAACATTATTTGAACTTCATAGTGAAGTTTTAAGTACAATAAAAAAATTCAACAAAGGTACATCTTATGCTTCTATCTATCTTTTTAATTCCCAGTTCTTACTAAAGATCTATAATTTAAAAGACGGAGAAAGTGTCGTTTGTTGTGGTAAGGGAGTAAAGGTCGAAATTTATTATAAAAAAAATAGTGTATCTATCCTTAAATTTTATTTTGAGGGGGTTAATAAGTAA
- a CDS encoding glutathione ABC transporter substrate-binding protein, producing the protein MKKRMVFLLTVLMFVISITGFAKSKELVIAVNANFISLDPHNLSDTLSGTASATMYEGLLKYENDMTLKPLLAESYNISKDGLTYTFKIRKGIKFSDGTALDAKAVKYNFDRVMDKKKNLRRRRNFLAVQKVEAIGADTVKIILKTPYSPMLNRVASLKIISPAALKKYGDQGIITHPVGTGPYVYDRWVQGDKLVIRRNNSYWGEKPKVDKVTFKPVIENGSRIAMLQTGEADFIYPMPTEQVRRIKGNKNIEIMTGFSTISRYVTLNTTKDVFKNKKVRQAINYAVNKKAYAQVVKSGYLVPLTSPVPEALEYHVDQTPYAFNLEKAKKLMKEAGYPNGFTTSIWGSNNTEDMKGMQFINQQLAQIGIKVEVMPMEEGTLANSIYSAQTPEEAKINMWYVNWSSFDIDGATKNLFHSHFIPPVSANTAYYMNSKVDKMIDGGAIETNSKKRAKIYADMQSTIWDDAPWIFLGSDQLVSAKRKTTKNVYVMPDGAINLEKADTSK; encoded by the coding sequence ATGAAAAAAAGAATGGTGTTCTTACTGACGGTGTTAATGTTTGTAATATCGATAACAGGATTTGCAAAGAGTAAAGAATTGGTGATAGCAGTTAATGCCAATTTTATTTCTTTAGACCCGCATAATTTGTCGGATACATTATCCGGAACGGCAAGTGCGACTATGTATGAAGGGTTACTAAAGTATGAAAATGATATGACATTAAAACCTCTCTTAGCAGAAAGCTATAACATCTCCAAGGATGGTTTGACTTATACTTTTAAAATTAGGAAAGGGATAAAATTTAGTGATGGAACAGCTTTAGACGCTAAAGCTGTCAAGTATAACTTTGATAGAGTAATGGACAAAAAGAAAAATTTAAGAAGACGTAGAAATTTTTTAGCAGTACAGAAAGTTGAAGCAATTGGAGCAGATACAGTAAAAATAATTTTAAAAACACCTTATTCACCAATGCTTAACAGAGTTGCCTCTTTAAAAATTATAAGTCCGGCAGCTCTAAAAAAATATGGTGACCAGGGAATTATTACACATCCTGTTGGAACAGGGCCATATGTCTATGATAGATGGGTTCAAGGGGATAAATTAGTTATAAGAAGAAATAATTCTTATTGGGGAGAAAAACCAAAAGTAGATAAAGTAACCTTTAAACCTGTTATAGAAAATGGATCTAGAATTGCTATGCTTCAAACAGGGGAAGCTGATTTTATTTACCCTATGCCTACAGAACAAGTTAGAAGAATAAAAGGGAATAAAAATATTGAAATTATGACTGGGTTTTCTACTATATCCAGATATGTCACTTTGAATACAACTAAAGATGTATTTAAAAATAAAAAAGTTCGTCAAGCAATAAACTACGCAGTTAATAAAAAAGCTTATGCACAAGTAGTAAAATCAGGGTATTTAGTTCCTTTAACATCACCTGTACCTGAAGCTTTAGAATATCATGTTGATCAAACACCGTATGCTTTTAATTTAGAAAAAGCAAAAAAATTAATGAAAGAAGCAGGATATCCTAATGGTTTCACAACTTCTATTTGGGGATCTAATAATACAGAAGATATGAAAGGAATGCAATTTATTAATCAACAATTAGCTCAAATAGGAATTAAAGTTGAAGTTATGCCAATGGAAGAAGGAACTTTAGCTAATTCAATATATAGTGCTCAAACTCCTGAAGAGGCTAAAATTAATATGTGGTATGTAAATTGGTCTTCTTTTGATATTGATGGGGCTACTAAAAACTTATTCCATAGTCACTTCATACCTCCAGTATCTGCTAATACAGCTTATTATATGAATTCAAAAGTAGATAAAATGATTGATGGTGGTGCAATTGAAACTAACTCTAAAAAGAGAGCAAAGATTTATGCAGATATGCAGTCTACTATCTGGGATGATGCTCCTTGGATTTTCTTAGGTTCTGATCAATTAGTTTCGGCTAAAAGGAAAACCACTAAAAATGTATACGTTATGCCTGATGGTGCAATTAATTTAGAGAAAGCTGATACAAGTAAATAG
- a CDS encoding ABC transporter permease, whose product MRHYILKRLLNTIPIIIIVSILVFLFIHLIPGDPARLLAGHQATLEEITIMREQLGLNDPMYLQYFNFLKDFFSGHLGVSIKTGLPIKEMLIPRFKPTLYLAIFSIIWASIFGVVAGIISAVNRGKALDYFVMIGAISGISLPLFWLGLMLIQVFSVDLGWFPTGGIDGLKSYVLPSITLGAGIMSMIARYTRSSMIEILREPYIRTSRAKGVSEMLVVGKHALRNSLIDVVTIVGLQFGFLLAGSVLVETVFSIPGLGRLLIDSILFRDYTVIQVILLIFTLQFIVVNLVVDVMYGILNPKIRYE is encoded by the coding sequence ATGAGACATTATATTTTAAAACGTTTATTAAATACTATTCCAATAATAATAATAGTTTCAATCTTAGTATTTTTATTTATACATTTAATCCCTGGGGATCCAGCAAGATTACTAGCAGGTCATCAAGCAACATTAGAAGAAATAACAATTATGAGAGAACAATTAGGACTTAATGACCCTATGTATTTACAATATTTTAATTTTTTAAAAGATTTTTTTAGCGGACATTTAGGAGTATCTATAAAAACAGGTTTGCCTATAAAGGAAATGCTTATTCCAAGATTTAAACCGACATTATATTTAGCTATTTTTTCAATTATTTGGGCATCAATTTTTGGAGTAGTTGCTGGTATTATATCTGCTGTAAATAGAGGTAAAGCTCTTGATTACTTTGTAATGATTGGAGCTATTTCTGGTATTTCTTTACCGTTATTTTGGTTAGGACTTATGCTTATTCAAGTATTTTCTGTTGATTTAGGATGGTTTCCAACAGGAGGAATAGATGGATTAAAAAGTTATGTACTCCCTTCTATTACGCTTGGAGCGGGAATCATGTCTATGATAGCTCGTTATACTCGTTCTTCTATGATAGAGATTTTAAGAGAACCCTATATTCGTACTTCTAGAGCTAAAGGCGTTTCAGAGATGTTAGTAGTCGGAAAACACGCACTTAGAAACTCATTGATTGATGTAGTGACGATAGTTGGTCTACAATTCGGTTTTTTACTTGCAGGATCAGTATTAGTAGAAACAGTTTTTTCGATACCAGGTCTAGGAAGATTGTTAATAGACTCAATATTATTTAGAGATTATACAGTTATTCAAGTGATTTTATTAATATTTACCCTTCAATTTATAGTTGTAAATCTAGTTGTAGATGTAATGTATGGAATATTAAATCCTAAAATAAGATATGAATAA
- a CDS encoding ABC transporter permease subunit has product MNDEKIKKPYKEFIKNFTRRKIAVLSLLFIVVLILVGVFQPITIDPDFADYDNLLAAPSSAHWFGTDEYGRDLFNRIIVGTRLSLGVSLSSVFIGALIGTLLGLIAGFYGGKIESIIMRSCDVLFSFPGLLLAIGIVAIIGPGLMNVVVAISIYGIPSFTRIVRSSTLSLKKLLYIEASKSIGVGNFRILFIHIFPGTLPTLIVTLTMRIGTAIISAASLSFLGFGASPTTPDWGAMLSTGRDYIGLAPHMLFYPGLMIFLTVLAFNLLGDGLRDTLDPKLN; this is encoded by the coding sequence ATGAATGACGAAAAAATAAAAAAACCTTATAAAGAATTTATTAAAAATTTTACACGAAGAAAAATAGCAGTATTATCACTATTATTTATTGTGGTACTGATACTAGTAGGGGTTTTTCAACCAATAACAATAGATCCGGATTTTGCTGATTATGATAATCTTTTAGCAGCACCAAGTTCTGCTCACTGGTTTGGAACAGATGAGTATGGAAGAGATCTTTTTAATAGAATAATAGTTGGGACCAGGCTTTCTCTAGGGGTATCTCTTAGTTCAGTTTTTATAGGTGCATTAATAGGAACTTTATTAGGATTAATTGCTGGTTTTTATGGTGGGAAAATAGAAAGTATTATAATGAGAAGTTGTGATGTATTATTTTCATTTCCAGGATTATTGTTAGCAATAGGAATTGTTGCAATTATTGGACCAGGTCTTATGAATGTTGTAGTAGCAATTTCAATATATGGAATACCTTCCTTTACTCGGATTGTAAGAAGTTCAACATTGTCTTTAAAAAAATTACTTTATATAGAAGCTTCTAAATCTATTGGTGTTGGGAATTTTAGAATATTATTTATTCATATTTTCCCTGGGACTCTTCCAACATTAATTGTTACTTTAACTATGAGAATAGGAACAGCTATAATTTCTGCAGCATCACTTAGTTTTTTAGGGTTTGGAGCAAGCCCTACAACACCAGATTGGGGTGCAATGTTATCTACGGGAAGAGATTATATTGGATTAGCACCTCATATGCTTTTTTATCCAGGTTTAATGATATTTTTAACTGTTCTAGCATTTAACTTATTAGGAGATGGTTTAAGAGATACCTTGGATCCAAAATTAAATTAA